TGAGCGCTGGGCCTCGAGCCCGGGCGACATCGCCCGGCGCTCAACGCCCAACGCCCAAGCGAAGTTTGATTCTTAGAAGCGGAAGTGGCTGAAAGCGCGGTTGGCTTCTGCCATGCGGTGCACTTCGTCGCGCTTCTTCATGGCACCGCCACGGCCTTCCGTGGCTTCCATGAGTTCGTTGGCCAGGCGCAGGGCCATCGACTTTTCGCCGCGCTTGCGGGCGGCTTCCTTGATCCAGCGCATCGACAGGGCGAGGCGGCGGACGGGACGGACTTCGACCGGCACCTGGTAGTTGGCACCGCCGACGCGGCGCGACTTGACTTCGACCATCGGCTTCACGTTGTTGATGGCAACGGTGAAGGCCTCGAGCGGGTCCTTGTCGGGGTTCTTCTTCTCGATGAAGTCGAGCGCGCCATAAATGATGCGCTCGGCGATCGCCTTCTTGCCGCCTTCCATGATCACGTTCATGAACTTCGACAGCTCGACATTGCCGTACTTGGGATCCGGCAGGATTTCACGTTTGGGGACTTCGCGACGACGTGGCA
The Variovorax sp. OAS795 genome window above contains:
- the rpsG gene encoding 30S ribosomal protein S7, with protein sequence MPRRREVPKREILPDPKYGNVELSKFMNVIMEGGKKAIAERIIYGALDFIEKKNPDKDPLEAFTVAINNVKPMVEVKSRRVGGANYQVPVEVRPVRRLALSMRWIKEAARKRGEKSMALRLANELMEATEGRGGAMKKRDEVHRMAEANRAFSHFRF